The genomic interval TTGCttgttgcagcagctgctcaactGCCCTGGTAAGTCTACGTCGTGGTaggtgaggaggaagtggTAGGTGTCGAGCGGGACGAGCAGCATTCGCGCGTGCGTTtccggcgacggcggcttGCTACAGGCAGTAGTGGTAGAGAACCCCGTAGACGATGCACCGCGGTTGGCAGAGACGGTACGCCATCGCCCGTCTGCGCCGCGCTCCACGGGCTTGGgttgcagcgccgtcgcacGAGTTGACACAAGCCTAGCAGCAGGCTTGGGTGATGAGGATGTGTACGGCGCCGATCCCCCGGAGAACGGCAGGTTTGTTATGCCCCTGTGCGCGGGTGCTGCACCACTTGTCGAAGGTGCGCAGTGCGCATCGTCCGCGTAGGGGGACGAGGCGGTTGTGGCAGCTGCCTGttgaggctgctgctgctgctgctgctgattctCCACGCcttgtcgctgcggcgcgtaCAGAGGCGATAAGTCGAAGGGGCCATCAACGGAGTGTGCGAAGACGTCAGTCAAAGACACAACAGTTttggagagaaagacagtGTCGAGGTCGTACAGGTGCACGGCAGCTGGCTCTtcggaagaggagagggagaggcgaccgcggagcggctgcgaAGACCCGGGCTCCGCTCCTTGCCGTGGTGACGCATGCATTTTCTGGCACCCTCACAAGGACACAACCACGCAGGTAAAAACCAAGCAAAGGACAACCGTGTCGGGCTTAATGTTTGTCTGTCGGctcgtccttctcttctgcttctcttcatACTCacgcgccccccctcccctccgtctccttcgcgtgtgcgcgcggctttggcagcagcagctgctactgctgttgttgtgctgggtcgtgggtgtgtgtatatgcGTGTTGGCCGAAACGAAAGGAGCGGGTGGAGAGAGATTGTTTGTGAAAGGCGGGGGGATGGTAGATCAGGCGCGtgctcgcgtgtgcgcaACGTTGGAGGACGCCGTGCACCTGCACGCCAGCGCAGGCATAAGAGGAAAGCACTGAAGAAGAGGCGGCCTCTCCGTATCCTCCCCGGACATGTGAATATGCGCACATGCCTGCCCCCCCTCcgtccttccttccttccttcccccccgTGTCCCCACACTACCTCGCTTGCGTAGGGTGGGAGGACGCGAGAGGAGGcaggggagagagtgagtaAGGGAGGGGACGCGACCGACTAGCGAGTCggcgaggaaaggagaggcgcaAACGTACGTGTGGTTGACAGgtacaacgagagagaagcggatAGAGATGTCCCCCTCGCCCCGCCCACAGACgcgtgcagcacctgcaggggtgaggcgtgtgtgtgtgtgtgtgtgggagggggagggccaTGTGAGCGTGTCGACGCAGTCCATGAGTGCGAatggcgcgtgtgcgtgtgtctcccccctctcgtaCGCGCCAGGcaaaagcgaagaagaaaccAAAGCCGACCAGCAAAAGTAAAACGATGGCAAACACACTTTTTGGCGAACTGCGCAAAAAATAAAAAGCGCCCGCACGCCAAGACCAAACGAGAAGCAAacacgagagggagggagggagggagggagtacAACAGCAAGACAAGTGCCAtggcatacacacacgcacaagcaccaGCGGACACAGCCACGAGAGCGAAGAGACGCGGTGATGCACGTctgaccacacacacacacgtgagcGCCAAAAAGCCGGGAGCGAAAACGccggagagggaaggagaaggggctGGGATCGAACGCTCAAAAGTGAGGAGAGCAGGCGCACAAGCGAGGCGGCGTGTCGCTGTGCCATACAGAGGAAACAGAGATACATAAAGGAGACACGCTAACTCCCCCCTTTGCGGCCCGCTTCTCCCAtctcgcctctttccctctctgcctcaccTCCGTATGCCATCTGCGAGCACGCGATGCCTCTGCCGTTGCCCCGTCAGCGCCCCGCACcgtcggcgacgctgctgctgctgccgctgttgttgtACGGAATGTTATGCGAAGCACTGAGGACGTCGATGTCCGTGTCCTGCTGCAGTTCTTCGATTGCCGCGTTGTACGCCCTCCGCTCTCCCGCCGTCACATCGAACCAGGAGTACCAGCAAGGTAgcgcgtgcgccgccgcgagaCGGACGTTTGGCACACGGTCAGTGACATagtcacgcagcagcggcagcgtcgtcgcgaggagctgccgccgctgcgcttcgcATGGGCCGAGCTCGCTCGCTACCGGTAGCAGAACCTCTAGGCACTGGATCATTATGATACGCCACATGTAGCTCACGGCGCGCGCCGGGGCAAGCGTGTCTGACTGCAATAGCTCTGCCGCCGTCTGAGTCGCCCACTTGCCCCCGTaggccaccgccacctccttcagcgTGCGCACCGCCTGCGAGCGGACAGTGCTGACGGGGTCGTGAAGGGCGATGAAGAGCATGTTGGTGAGGGGGCGGAACTGGCCAGGACTGAGAACCTTGCAGAAGTGGTGCACAACACGCACCACAGCGTCGCGGATGCGCCAGTTGCGCGACTCGCTGAGGGTCAGCACCTCCGTCATAAAGGAGCGCACAATCGCGTCGGCGCGCTTCCGTGTGAAGGTGGCGTTCACCTCCCCTGCATCAGCTGGCCCACTGCCCGCCGTCGCACCACTGGCCAATCGCGGGGAGCAGTGTGGCGATTtatggcggctgccgcgggcGTGCGCAGTGGCCAACGCCGACGCCGGGTGCCGCCGCGAGGCGGGGCTACGGAATGAGTTAGGTGACGAGAGCGCCGtttcgctgttgctgccgccgggACTACCTAGCGCTGCaggctgcactgctgcctgcAGACTCCCCTCGAGCGCCGTCACGAGATCCCCCAGGCTCTCAATAGCGTTCTCTTGGACAGGGAAGGCTGCGTCTTGCATCAATGCTCGCAGCGCCTTGCACATGGTCCGAACCACTTCATCGCTACCAGTTATGAAGCAGTGGTAGTGGCGAGCCGCACTGCGCCGCACGACCGGGTCGGCATCCTGCGACAGGGCTACTGCAACAGGAACACAACAGTGCTGGATgacctcgctgctgcagtgctgcaccaTCCACTCGAGCTgccgcgccacagccgcgCGCGTCTCCGGCTCCTCGTCACGCGCGAGTGTATCCAGAACCACCTCCAAGTCGTTGGCGTTCATCACCAGCGCTGCCATCGCGCCAAGCTGATTGGCTGCAGTGTAGCGTACCCGCCAGCTTGGGTCCATATGCGCGCCTACGAAGGTACTGAGCAGATACTTGGACGACGACTTGGGCCCGATCATCTGCGCCAgcttcaccacctcttcgATTAAAAGGTAGCGGACGGTGTCACTAAGGTCGTCAGTGGCAAGACTCTtcagaagcggcagcggcatctcGGCCAGCGTGAGGCGATGCACAGCCGCCACACGCACCCAGTCATGTAGGGACATGACAACGGCCGAGCGGACCATTGCcgaggcgtcgctgctgcactctgCGTAGTAGTTGAACATGTCCGACACACTCAAGCCGCTTGCCTGAAGCACTGCCGGTCGCATAGCAAGGTAGCCGAGCAGCCCGGCTGCCACGACGCGCGGCGCACTCCAGAAGGATAGGCGCATCGTGAGTacgaaagggaggaagagttCGCGCAGTACATCGTCCGCGAGCATCTCCAGAATGGTCTGCAGGGAGGTCGTAATCGCCTTCGCGACGACTCCCTCCGCggagcagcacagcgccaTGATGAGGCCCATGAAGTAGGTGAGGTTGGCCGTTGTACGTGCCTCCATGCACGCCACGATCTGCGGCAGGGCACGCGCGATGCACGGGGCGCAGTCCTCGAAGGACTCACTGTAGTCGTCCGCCTCGAATGCCGTGAGCAGCGCCGGGAGCAGGTGGTCAAGGATGCGCTGTGTGGACATCCCCTGCGCTGCCGCGACGCAGCCCTCCGTGACGAAGGCGCGACGCTCCTCCAGGCGGCCGAGATGGTAGTGCTGCCTGATGGGCGGGTCATGCCGGTCCAGGTCGAAGCACACGCTTGACGCGTCGCTGTTGTACTCCACGGAGATCTCCACCTCACTTTCAGTGCGCGGGCTGAGCGTGAAGGCGGCATTCAGCGAACGCCGCGGGTTGCCACTGACGACAGGACTATTCGGGGACGTAGTTGGAGAGGAGGAACCCCTGTTTTCACCGCCAGGCACTCCATTGAGACTCGCGTTGACGCCGACGGCACTCGCACTCCCGAGATTGGCAGCGCCCAGCGGCTGCGTGGACAGCTCAGGGTTTGGGCACGGCGCTACGGACGGTGACGGCGTGGATGGAGACGATGCTAACGCTCGCGGGAGCCGTGTTAATTCCGTCGAGGAGGTGACAGTGTCCTCGTTCAGTGTGTCACTGCTGTCACTGACCGTGTCTGTGGTGGAGGactgcgacggcgacggcggcggtgacggtgaggTAGTGCGGTAGTTCGCAGTCTCACTGTCACTGCATCTCCTCGGCGGCTGTTGTGATGATGTTGGAGGCGATACgacgcgtgctgctgtgctggcgCTCGACACGTTAAACAACATACGGAGCTCTTGACCGTTACGCGCTGTTGACGAGTGGGCGGAGAGCGAGCTCAGCGGCGGTACGGCCACGGGCGTGCTGGTGGTGCCCACTCCCCAGTCGTCCCGGTTTGAGTCCTCATGGCTCATAGCGCACTGTTGACGTTGAGCAGAGGGGCAGGCGTCGGCGCTGCGTTGCCGTAGgggcctttctctctctcgtttttcttttccctttcagtgtgtgtgtgtgtgtgtgtgtgtgtgtgtcacctTTTCACTTCTCTGCGTGAGGCTGACTGAGGcagtttttcttttgtgggtgggtgtacgcgtgtgtgtatagaAGTGCTGAAGCATGTGTGAGGGTAAGGCTGCGCCGTTCTACGTGATGTGGTGcgtggcagcgctgtgcgTCTGACCTCCCTTTCCCCGAGAAGctcagagagggggggaggacggAGATCACGACGTCAGTCGAACTCACAACTGGTGTGCTTCTTATtgtgttctctctcgtcACACGGGTAAGAGGATGGAGGCgctgagggaggagaagagaagcctCTAGAGAGGATGAA from Leishmania panamensis strain MHOM/PA/94/PSC-1 chromosome 15 sequence carries:
- a CDS encoding protein phosphatase 2A regulatory subunit, putative (TriTrypDB/GeneDB-style sysID: LpmP.15.0930) → MSHEDSNRDDWGVGTTSTPVAVPPLSSLSAHSSTARNGQELRMLFNVSSASTAARVVSPPTSSQQPPRRCSDSETANYRTTSPSPPPSPSQSSTTDTVSDSSDTLNEDTVTSSTELTRLPRALASSPSTPSPSVAPCPNPELSTQPLGAANLGSASAVGVNASLNGVPGGENRGSSSPTTSPNSPVVSGNPRRSLNAAFTLSPRTESEVEISVEYNSDASSVCFDLDRHDPPIRQHYHLGRLEERRAFVTEGCVAAAQGMSTQRILDHLLPALLTAFEADDYSESFEDCAPCIARALPQIVACMEARTTANLTYFMGLIMALCCSAEGVVAKAITTSLQTILEMLADDVLRELFLPFVLTMRLSFWSAPRVVAAGLLGYLAMRPAVLQASGLSVSDMFNYYAECSSDASAMVRSAVVMSLHDWVRVAAVHRLTLAEMPLPLLKSLATDDLSDTVRYLLIEEVVKLAQMIGPKSSSKYLLSTFVGAHMDPSWRVRYTAANQLGAMAALVMNANDLEVVLDTLARDEEPETRAAVARQLEWMVQHCSSEVIQHCCVPVAVALSQDADPVVRRSAARHYHCFITGSDEVVRTMCKALRALMQDAAFPVQENAIESLGDLVTALEGSLQAAVQPAALGSPGGSNSETALSSPNSFRSPASRRHPASALATAHARGSRHKSPHCSPRLASGATAGSGPADAGEVNATFTRKRADAIVRSFMTEVLTLSESRNWRIRDAVVRVVHHFCKVLSPGQFRPLTNMLFIALHDPVSTVRSQAVRTLKEVAVAYGGKWATQTAAELLQSDTLAPARAVSYMWRIIMIQCLEVLLPVASELGPCEAQRRQLLATTLPLLRDYVTDRVPNVRLAAAHALPCWYSWFDVTAGERRAYNAAIEELQQDTDIDVLSASHNIPYNNSGSSSSVADGAGR